One segment of Heterodontus francisci isolate sHetFra1 chromosome 28, sHetFra1.hap1, whole genome shotgun sequence DNA contains the following:
- the LOC137345332 gene encoding histone H2A-like, translating to MSGRGKTSGKARAKAKSRSSRAGLQFPVGRVHRHLRKGNYAERVGAGAPVYLAAVLEYLTAEILELAGNAARDNKKTRIIPRHLQLAVRNDEELNKLLGGVTIAQGGVLPNIQAVLLPKKTSAQSSQKK from the coding sequence atgtctggaagaggaaagaccagcggcaaagctcgggccaaggccaagtctcgctcctcccgggctgggctgcagttcccggtgggccgtgttcacaggcacctaagaaagggcaactatgctgagcgtgtgggtgccggagccccggtctatctggctgctgtgctcgagtatctgaccgctgaaatcctcgagctggctggcaacgcggcccgggacaacaagaagacccgcatcattcccagacacctgcagttggccgtgcgcaacgacgaggagctcaacaagctgctgggaggagtgactatcgctcagggtggggtgctgcccaatatccaggccgtgctgctgcccaagaaaaccagcgctcagagctcccagaaaaagtaa